In Nicotiana tabacum cultivar K326 chromosome 11, ASM71507v2, whole genome shotgun sequence, a single window of DNA contains:
- the LOC107821765 gene encoding mitochondrial import inner membrane translocase subunit TIM14-1: MTKIHGCLVKVKRKLELTVIQYSFLEPNRSTPFIPQPPVFTQKMTTPFFAGLAIAAAALAGRYGIQAWQAFKTRPPRVRKFYGGGFQPKMTKREAALILGIREGARPDKVREAHRRVMIANHPDAGGSHYLASKINEAKDVMLEKTKSSGSAF, from the exons ATGACCAAAATCCATGGCTGCCTAGTAAAAGTAAAAAGGAAACTCGAACTAACAGTAATTCAGTATTCATTTCTAGAACCCAACAGAAGCACACCCTTCATCCCCCAGCCTCCGGTCTTCACCCAGAAAATG ACAACACCATTTTTTGCTGGGCTTGCAATAGCTGCTGCAGCTCTTGCTGGTAGATATGGAATTCAAGCTTGGCAAGCATTTAAGACTAGACCCCCTAGAGTTCGGAAATTTTATGGAGGAGGTTTCCAGCCTAAAATGACCAAAAGGGAAGCAGCTCTTATCCTTGGAATTAG AGAGGGTGCTCGGCCAGACAAGGTTCGAGAAGCACATAGAAGGGTTATGATTGCAAACCATCCCGATGCTGGTGGCAGCCATTATCTTGCTTCTAAAATCAATGAAGCTAAAGATGTGATGTTAGAAAAGACGAAAAGCAGCGGATCTGCATTTTGA